A part of Caretta caretta isolate rCarCar2 chromosome 1, rCarCar1.hap1, whole genome shotgun sequence genomic DNA contains:
- the SMKR1 gene encoding small lysine-rich protein 1 has product MSTCSSYSTFVILLKRHFEQCVRKAGKGGKSTRSKSKGSPKKTKKPVSEVDILSPAAMLNAYYISHNAAACLEFRGFNWPDSPKKKGKKGK; this is encoded by the exons ATGTCGACATGTTCTTCATACAGCACTTTTGTTATATTACTAAAAAGGCACTTTGAGCAGTGTGTAAGGAAG GCAGGTAAAGGTGGCAAATCCACACGCAGCAAATCCAAAGGCTCCCCgaagaaaacaaagaagccaGTGAGCGAAGTGGATATCCTTAGCCCAGCTGCCATGCTCAATGCCTACTACATTTCTCacaatgctgctgcctgcctggagtTCCGTGGCTTTAACTGGCCTGACTCCCccaaaaagaaagggaagaaaggaaagtaa
- the LOC125630570 gene encoding uncharacterized protein LOC125630570: MTKSSARLQLELAKFQAEEKQREHERQIELMRLEKEVQEAAHKREMEARKHVEEEKEKERKHVEEEKEKERKHVEEVERIKAQQNIPTNPSNPSPGTTSHPRKFPTYKAGDDTEALENFERACLGYNISTDQYVVELRPQLSGPLAEVAAEMPKEHMNKYELFKSKARVRMGITPEQSRQRFRALRWKPDMSFTRHAYHIVKHWDAWISGASVESPVNLPFLMQMEQFLEGVPEEIERYILDGKPKTVIEAGEIGARWVEVAEKKKTGRSWSGDQKGPPQTTPYYRGPPKAPPTSQRTLQTPYRPTTPFSSNPPRPSDPSAGRCFKCNELGHVKANCPKNPNRLQFIAPESHQRSTGPDTSQIPLERRETVSVGGKKVTAWRDTGAQVSAIHASLVDPNLINPEIQVTIQPFKSNSFNLPTAKLPVQYKGWSGMWTFAVYDDYPIPMLLGEDLANHVKQAKRVGMVTRSQAKQAVRPSSVPETSIRTQSEVMDPDPRPMSATAVVDPVPEPEPAKQPTPDPVPALNPVLATSTPEGPTEPELAAADNPTQEAQPEPESQHSAPAESGSQSTETAPSPISLPEGPSLGPQSHEELMSPASREQFQTEQEADESLQRA; the protein is encoded by the coding sequence atgaccaaatcctcagctcgactacagctggaattagccaaatttcaggctgaggaaaaacaaagggaacatgaaagacagatagaactcatgcggctggagaaggaggtacaggaggctgcccacaagagggaaatggaggcaaggaagcatgtggaggaggagaaggaaaaagagaggaagcatgtggaggaggagaaggaaaaagagaggaagcatgtggaggaggtggagaggataaaggcccagcagaatataccaacaaaccctagcaatccttctccaggtaccacttcccatcccagaaagttccccacctacaaggcaggtgatgatactgaggccttagaaaacttcgaaagggcctgccttgggtacaacatctctactgaccaatacgtggtagagctgaggccgcagctcagtggacccttagctgaggtggcagctgaaatgcctaaagaacacatgaacaagtatgaactgtttaaatccaaggcgagagtcagaatggggataacacccgagcagtctcgtcagaggttcagagccctaaggtggaaaccagacatgtcatttacccgacatgcctaccacattgtgaaacattgggatgcctggatatcaggagcaagtgttgaatctccagtaaatttgcccttcctaatgcaaatggaacaattcttagagggtgttcctgaggaaatagaaagatacatcctagacgggaagcccaaaactgtaatcgaggcaggagagattggagccagatgggtggaggtggcagagaagaagaaaactggtcgcagttggagcggagaccagaagggaccaccccagaccacaccctattaccgggggccgcccaaagccccacctacctcccaaagaaccctccagaccccttatcgtcccaccaccccattctccagcaaccctcctcgccccagtgacccgtcagctggacgatgttttaaatgtaacgagctggggcatgtaaaggccaactgccccaagaaccccaacagattacagttcattgcaccggaatcacaccagaggtccacaggcccagatacctcccagatacccttggagcggagggaaactgtgagtgtgggcgggaagaaggtcaccgcgtggagggacaccggagcacaagtgtcagctatccatgcttccttagtggaccccaatttaatcaacccagagatccaagtgacgattcaacccttcaagtccaactctttcaatttgcctacagccaagttgcctgtccagtacaagggctggtcaggaatgtggacttttgcagtctatgatgattatcccatccccatgctgttgggggaagacttggccaatcatgtgaagcaggccaagagggtgggaatggtcacccgcagccaggctaaacaagccgtgaggcctagctctgttccggaaacttctatcaggacccagtcagaggtgatggacccggaccccaggccaatgtctgcaacagcagtagtggatccagtcccagaaccggaaccagccaaacaaccaacaccagaccccgtaccagcactgaatccagtacttgcaacctcaacaccagagggccccactgaacctgaactggcagcagccgataaccctacacaagaggctcagccggagcctgaatcccaacatagtgcaccagcggagagcggttcacagtcaacagaaacagctccatcccctatatcgcttccagagggaccaagcctaggtccacaatcccatgaggaactgatgtctccagcatcaagggaacagttccagaccgaacaggaagcagatgaaagcctccagagagcttga